A genomic region of Devosia ginsengisoli contains the following coding sequences:
- a CDS encoding DUF2937 family protein, whose amino-acid sequence MRRMIAGIGGLGLALVLSQFPEYAQQYTQRLGGAVDELRVITEDFDRAAAAGGLDRPAALARYEASNDSFLAGRGTSMSATFQRYDQLSATLTRIEHADAVERLQSLPAYLDTDIGRRTLESYKPAVPVTMEGILYAGGGFILGYLVLSGLWRFVTLPFTRKRRVVYR is encoded by the coding sequence ATGCGGCGGATGATTGCCGGGATCGGCGGGTTGGGACTGGCGCTCGTGCTGAGCCAGTTTCCCGAATATGCCCAGCAATATACCCAGCGCCTGGGCGGGGCGGTGGATGAGCTGCGGGTCATCACCGAGGATTTCGATCGCGCCGCCGCCGCGGGCGGGCTGGACCGGCCCGCGGCGCTGGCGCGTTATGAAGCGTCCAATGACAGTTTTCTCGCCGGCCGCGGCACGTCAATGTCCGCCACCTTCCAACGCTATGACCAGCTCAGCGCCACGCTGACCCGCATCGAACATGCCGATGCGGTCGAGCGGCTGCAATCCTTGCCCGCCTATCTCGATACCGATATCGGCCGGCGTACGCTCGAAAGCTACAAGCCGGCCGTGCCTGTCACCATGGAAGGCATTCTCTATGCCGGGGGTGGGTTCATCCTCGGCTATCTGGTGCTGTCGGGCCTGTGGCGCTTCGTGACACTGCCGTTCACGCGGAAGCGGCGGGTGGTTTACCGCTAG
- a CDS encoding DUF308 domain-containing protein: MSSIAANTARSTGARWLKQYYLYRAAFSAVWVAAALTLGQQSFVLGAILLVIYPLWDAAANYVDALGNGGLAGNRIQAINVFVSSATALAVLAALQMGLSAVLAVFGVWAVLSGLLQLATAIRRWKAGAQWAMVLSGGQSALAGAFFVFQAQQAVPAVLPVIAGYAGFGAVYFLVSALWLIVRQSKHGVGEAQGA; the protein is encoded by the coding sequence ATGTCTTCCATTGCTGCAAATACCGCCCGATCCACCGGGGCACGCTGGCTCAAGCAATATTACCTCTACCGTGCGGCGTTCTCGGCAGTCTGGGTGGCCGCTGCTCTTACGCTCGGCCAGCAATCTTTCGTTCTCGGCGCCATCCTGCTGGTGATCTACCCGCTCTGGGATGCTGCGGCCAATTATGTCGATGCCCTGGGGAACGGGGGATTGGCCGGCAACCGCATACAGGCGATCAACGTCTTCGTCAGCTCGGCTACCGCCCTGGCCGTGCTCGCGGCTCTGCAAATGGGGCTGAGCGCCGTCCTTGCGGTCTTCGGGGTCTGGGCCGTCCTGTCGGGCCTGCTGCAGCTGGCGACGGCGATCCGCCGCTGGAAGGCGGGCGCGCAATGGGCGATGGTCCTGAGCGGCGGTCAATCGGCGCTGGCCGGCGCCTTCTTCGTCTTCCAGGCGCAGCAGGCCGTGCCGGCCGTGCTCCCCGTGATCGCCGGCTATGCCGGTTTCGGCGCCGTCTACTTCCTCGTTTCGGCGCTATGGCTGATCGTGCGCCAAAGCAAACACGGGGTCGGCGAAGCGCAAGGCGCCTAG
- the ahcY gene encoding adenosylhomocysteinase: MSQSTDYAVKDISLAAFGRKEIEIAEIEMPGLMAIREEYAAAQPLKGARIAGSLHMTIQTAVLIETLVALGAEVRWVSCNIFSTQDHAAAAIAAAGIPVFAHKGESLEEYWAFTDRMMDWSNGQTPNMILDDGGDATMYILTGAKAEKDISILDKPGNEEEEIFFATIKKRLATSPNFFSTIRAAIRGVSEETTTGVMRLYQLHARGELPFPAINVNDSVTKSKFDNKYGTRESLVDAIRRGTDVMLAGKVAVVCGYGDVGKGSAESLRGAGARVLVTEVDPICALQAAMEGFEVVTLEEAAPRADIVVTATGNKDVLTLDDMRNLKDMAIVANIGHFDNEIQVAALRNFKWTNVKPQVDLVEKPDGKRLILLSEGRLVNLGNATGHPSFVMSASFSNQTLAQIELWTNGEKLEKKVHVLPKHLDEKVAELHLAKLGAKLTKLTKDQADYIGVSQNGPFKSGEYRY, translated from the coding sequence ATGAGCCAATCGACCGACTATGCGGTCAAGGATATTTCCCTCGCTGCCTTCGGGCGCAAGGAAATCGAGATCGCCGAGATCGAAATGCCCGGCCTGATGGCTATCCGCGAGGAATATGCCGCCGCCCAGCCGCTCAAGGGCGCCCGCATTGCCGGCTCGCTCCACATGACCATCCAGACCGCCGTGCTCATCGAGACGCTGGTGGCCCTGGGCGCCGAAGTGCGCTGGGTGAGCTGCAACATCTTCTCGACCCAGGATCACGCGGCCGCGGCCATCGCCGCTGCCGGCATCCCGGTCTTTGCCCATAAGGGGGAGAGCCTGGAGGAATACTGGGCCTTTACCGATCGCATGATGGATTGGAGCAATGGCCAGACCCCCAACATGATCCTCGATGATGGCGGCGACGCCACCATGTATATCCTCACCGGCGCCAAGGCCGAGAAGGACATTTCCATCCTCGACAAGCCGGGCAATGAGGAAGAGGAAATCTTCTTCGCGACCATCAAGAAGCGCCTGGCCACTTCGCCGAATTTCTTTTCGACCATTCGCGCTGCCATCCGCGGCGTGTCCGAGGAAACCACGACGGGCGTGATGCGGCTCTACCAGCTCCATGCCCGCGGCGAGCTGCCCTTCCCGGCCATCAACGTCAATGACTCCGTCACCAAGTCCAAGTTCGACAACAAGTATGGCACGCGTGAATCGCTGGTCGACGCCATCAGGCGCGGCACCGACGTCATGCTGGCCGGCAAGGTTGCCGTGGTCTGCGGCTATGGCGATGTGGGCAAGGGTTCGGCCGAAAGCCTGCGCGGCGCCGGCGCCCGCGTGCTGGTGACCGAAGTCGACCCGATCTGCGCCCTGCAGGCGGCCATGGAAGGCTTTGAGGTCGTGACGCTGGAAGAGGCCGCTCCGCGCGCCGACATCGTCGTCACCGCCACCGGCAACAAGGATGTGCTGACGCTCGACGACATGCGCAACCTCAAGGATATGGCCATCGTCGCCAATATCGGCCATTTCGATAACGAAATTCAGGTTGCCGCGCTCCGCAACTTCAAGTGGACCAATGTGAAGCCGCAGGTCGACCTGGTGGAAAAGCCCGACGGCAAGCGCCTGATCCTGCTGTCCGAAGGGCGGCTGGTGAATCTGGGCAATGCCACCGGCCACCCCAGTTTCGTCATGTCGGCGTCGTTCTCCAACCAGACGCTGGCGCAGATCGAGCTGTGGACCAATGGCGAGAAGCTGGAAAAGAAGGTGCATGTGCTGCCCAAGCATCTCGACGAAAAGGTCGCCGAACTGCACCTGGCCAAGCTGGGCGCCAAGCTGACCAAGCTGACCAAGGACCAGGCCGACTATATCGGCGTGAGCCAGAACGGGCCGTTCAAGTCGGGCGAATATCGGTACTGA
- a CDS encoding sensor histidine kinase: protein MAPDRFRKHWGFAALAAAPLTLMTAVPALAQGLNAASFASAAPLAIAVGAGAFALLAMAVVRTMLADGKTARRRAAGQIAGLRAMVDEYEALLSGTREVTVLWTENSEGAPRLLGQAASVLPPGRQPESVLNFPSWLSHGDADKLARLLEDLRVHGHAFAVSLDALDGRLIRADGWVLGGGAAMRLRPAFLQPQSEPALAPPPATGDLASIRALLASLADPAFIRSRDDRLVYANQPYLQLARALGKTGSEAAPPELLDTAQLRQHLLDCASADEPEAMTIAWPGQGAFELVECAIAGGRAGYLRPQPETRPAETGLAHIGGIIGALTTPIAIFNARRELIQFNEAYARLWNLSPKFLVPGLDERAILDKLRTDGMLPNQVDYQTWRSQHLQSYTRKTPHENEPWHLPDGRTIKVISAPSGPQGGVIYVFEDITERLKLESTNKAFSNVQRETINALSEAVAVFGTNGRLTLSNPRLSALWKLSSNELGQNPHIDQIAEVSGRVIPEDGASIWRDLKRGIIDLNPTRSDQTGRLNRSDGRLLDYAITRLPDGQTMMTFLDVTESASYSKVLKERNDALVAADLLKDAFVENVSYELRSPLTNIIGFADLLAGSEGGSLNERQRAYIDYIRASSVTLGVLIDNILDLASVDAGIAELRPELLDIPTLIDKARAGLSATFPEISGEKPINLVVDIEDGMPPFIADGTRIVQVLYNLLSNAARFSPPGGEIRLSVSQRADRMLFVIEDEGPGITDEMRAAIQTRIDTPTGRQRGAGLGLAIVKTFVNLHGGTISAEKREPRGSRIIVNLPRDSAMAGVAE from the coding sequence ATGGCGCCGGATCGGTTCCGGAAGCATTGGGGATTCGCAGCACTGGCGGCGGCCCCTCTTACCCTGATGACGGCGGTCCCCGCCCTCGCACAGGGTCTCAATGCGGCAAGTTTCGCCAGTGCCGCGCCGCTTGCCATCGCGGTCGGCGCAGGCGCCTTCGCGCTGTTGGCCATGGCCGTGGTGCGCACCATGCTGGCCGATGGCAAGACCGCCCGCCGCCGCGCCGCCGGACAGATTGCCGGGCTGCGCGCCATGGTCGACGAATACGAAGCGCTGCTGTCAGGCACGCGCGAAGTCACCGTGCTGTGGACCGAGAACAGCGAGGGCGCGCCGCGCCTGCTCGGCCAGGCCGCCTCGGTGCTGCCGCCGGGGCGCCAGCCCGAAAGCGTGCTCAATTTCCCCTCCTGGCTGTCGCATGGCGATGCCGACAAGCTGGCCCGCCTGCTCGAAGACCTGCGCGTGCATGGCCATGCCTTCGCCGTCAGTCTCGATGCTCTCGATGGCCGCCTGATCCGCGCTGATGGCTGGGTGCTGGGCGGTGGCGCGGCCATGCGGCTGCGGCCCGCCTTCCTGCAACCGCAATCCGAACCGGCTTTGGCGCCGCCGCCCGCCACCGGCGATCTTGCCAGCATCCGTGCCCTTCTCGCCTCGCTCGCCGACCCGGCCTTCATCCGCAGTCGCGATGATCGCCTGGTCTATGCCAACCAGCCCTACCTGCAACTGGCCCGGGCGCTGGGCAAGACCGGCAGCGAAGCAGCGCCGCCCGAACTGCTCGACACCGCCCAGTTGCGCCAGCACCTGCTCGATTGTGCCAGCGCGGACGAGCCGGAAGCCATGACCATCGCCTGGCCGGGACAGGGCGCATTCGAGCTGGTGGAATGCGCCATTGCCGGCGGCCGGGCCGGCTATCTGCGGCCCCAGCCCGAGACAAGGCCGGCCGAAACAGGCCTGGCCCATATCGGCGGCATCATCGGCGCCCTGACCACGCCCATCGCCATTTTCAATGCCAGGCGCGAGCTGATCCAGTTCAACGAAGCCTATGCCAGGTTGTGGAATCTGAGCCCCAAATTCCTGGTACCCGGCCTCGATGAGCGGGCCATTCTCGACAAGCTGCGCACCGATGGCATGCTGCCCAATCAGGTCGATTACCAGACCTGGCGCAGCCAGCATCTGCAGTCCTATACCCGCAAGACGCCGCATGAAAACGAGCCCTGGCACCTGCCTGACGGCCGCACCATCAAGGTGATTTCGGCGCCATCAGGCCCGCAGGGCGGCGTGATCTATGTCTTTGAAGACATTACCGAAAGGCTGAAGCTGGAAAGCACCAACAAGGCGTTTTCCAATGTGCAGCGCGAAACCATCAATGCGCTGAGCGAAGCGGTGGCCGTGTTCGGCACCAATGGGCGGCTGACCCTTTCCAACCCGCGGCTTTCGGCGCTGTGGAAGCTGTCGAGCAACGAATTGGGGCAGAACCCCCATATCGACCAGATCGCCGAAGTCAGCGGCCGGGTTATCCCCGAGGACGGCGCCAGCATCTGGCGCGATCTCAAGCGCGGCATCATCGATCTCAACCCCACCCGCTCCGACCAGACCGGGCGGCTCAACCGCTCGGACGGGCGGCTGCTCGACTATGCCATTACCCGCCTGCCCGACGGGCAGACCATGATGACGTTCCTCGATGTGACCGAAAGCGCCAGCTATTCCAAGGTGTTGAAGGAACGCAACGATGCGCTGGTGGCGGCCGACCTGCTCAAGGACGCCTTCGTCGAGAACGTGTCCTACGAATTGCGCTCGCCGCTGACCAATATCATCGGCTTTGCCGACCTGCTGGCCGGCAGCGAGGGCGGGAGCCTCAACGAGCGGCAGCGGGCCTATATCGACTATATCCGCGCCAGCTCGGTGACGCTGGGCGTGCTGATCGACAACATTCTCGACCTGGCCTCGGTCGATGCCGGCATTGCCGAATTGCGGCCGGAACTGCTTGATATTCCAACGCTTATCGACAAGGCGCGGGCCGGGCTTTCGGCGACTTTCCCCGAAATATCGGGCGAAAAGCCGATCAATCTCGTGGTCGATATCGAGGACGGCATGCCGCCCTTCATCGCCGACGGCACGCGCATCGTGCAGGTGCTCTATAACCTGCTCAGCAACGCTGCCCGCTTCTCGCCGCCCGGTGGTGAAATCCGGCTGTCGGTGAGCCAGCGGGCCGACCGCATGCTCTTCGTCATTGAGGACGAAGGCCCTGGAATCACTGACGAAATGCGCGCCGCCATCCAGACCCGCATCGATACGCCGACCGGGCGCCAGCGCGGCGCTGGGCTGGGGCTGGCCATCGTCAAGACCTTCGTCAACCTGCATGGCGGCACGATCTCGGCCGAGAAGCGGGAGCCGCGGGGCTCGCGCATCATCGTCAACCTGCCGCGCGACAGCGCCATGGCCGGCGTGGCGGAATGA
- the tsaE gene encoding tRNA (adenosine(37)-N6)-threonylcarbamoyltransferase complex ATPase subunit type 1 TsaE encodes MSRLLADDAATEALGVELANALKPGDLVVLEGDLGAGKTALARAIIRALAGDPMLDVPSPTFALVQPYDTPRGPVLHADLYRLGDAREVDELGLLDNPEAIVLVEWAARAPEIVAAATVTVSLAIPPGGVGRVVTVSR; translated from the coding sequence ATGAGCCGGCTGCTGGCCGACGACGCCGCGACCGAGGCGCTGGGCGTAGAGCTCGCAAACGCCCTGAAACCGGGCGATCTGGTGGTGCTGGAGGGCGATCTCGGTGCCGGCAAGACGGCTTTGGCGCGGGCCATTATCCGCGCTCTGGCGGGCGATCCGATGTTGGACGTGCCCTCGCCCACCTTCGCGCTAGTGCAGCCCTATGACACGCCGCGCGGGCCGGTTTTGCATGCCGATCTCTACCGGCTGGGTGATGCCCGTGAGGTGGATGAACTGGGGCTGCTCGACAATCCCGAAGCCATCGTGCTGGTCGAATGGGCGGCGCGGGCGCCCGAAATCGTGGCGGCGGCAACGGTCACGGTGAGCCTCGCCATCCCGCCCGGCGGGGTGGGGCGCGTGGTGACGGTGTCGCGTTAA
- a CDS encoding methyltransferase family protein, translated as MPETPRQPLIPDAYAAMVVAGVLLLDFVAPLPLLPPAGLTAPLTWAGVILALGGFALEMLAAQALTAAGTTTRPNAVPEALVTSGPFRWSRNPFYIGLLLVLAGACLALSLEWALLGLPLLWLLLDRFVVPHEEARLAQGFGAEWFTYAGATRRWL; from the coding sequence ATGCCAGAAACCCCGCGCCAGCCACTTATCCCCGATGCCTATGCCGCCATGGTTGTTGCCGGCGTGCTGCTGCTCGATTTCGTCGCGCCGCTGCCGCTGCTGCCACCGGCCGGGCTCACCGCGCCGCTCACCTGGGCCGGCGTGATCCTCGCCCTTGGCGGCTTCGCGCTCGAAATGCTTGCGGCGCAGGCGCTGACGGCGGCGGGAACGACTACCAGGCCCAATGCGGTGCCGGAGGCGCTGGTGACATCGGGTCCGTTCCGGTGGAGCCGCAACCCGTTCTATATCGGGCTGCTGCTGGTGCTGGCCGGAGCCTGTCTGGCGCTCAGCCTCGAATGGGCGTTGCTCGGCCTGCCGCTGCTCTGGCTGTTGCTCGACCGCTTCGTCGTGCCGCATGAGGAGGCGAGGCTGGCCCAGGGTTTCGGTGCCGAATGGTTCACCTATGCCGGCGCCACGCGCCGCTGGCTCTAG
- a CDS encoding GIY-YIG nuclease family protein → MSRFMGRDYFVYLITNRKHGTLYTGVTNDLVRRVHEHREGLVDGFSRRHGCKHLVWFEIHGDIEAAILREKQVKKWLRPWKDALIEQTNPDWRDLWWEIIK, encoded by the coding sequence TTGTCTCGGTTTATGGGGCGGGATTACTTCGTTTACCTCATCACCAACCGCAAGCATGGGACGCTTTATACCGGCGTCACCAATGATCTCGTTCGTCGCGTGCATGAACATCGCGAGGGACTGGTCGATGGCTTCAGCAGGAGGCATGGCTGCAAGCATCTGGTCTGGTTCGAGATACACGGCGATATCGAAGCCGCCATCCTGCGCGAGAAACAGGTCAAGAAATGGCTGCGGCCATGGAAGGACGCGCTGATCGAGCAGACCAACCCCGATTGGCGGGATTTGTGGTGGGAGATCATCAAGTAG
- the polA gene encoding DNA polymerase I, producing the protein MHLLLVDGSGYIFRAFHALPPLNRKSDGLPVGSVQGFCNMLWKLMEDLKGEDEPTHMAVIFDHSGKTFRDDFYAEYKAQRPPAPPELVPQFPLTRAATRAYNIPSIEMEGWEADDIIATYACQARDAGGKVTIVSSDKDLMQLVEPDGSIRLLDTIPRPGQPPLRWIGVEEVFNKFGVSPDKVIDVQALCGDSVDNVPGVPGIGVKTAAELINTYGDLETLLERAGEIKQNARREKLIANAELARISKRLVTLEQKVPVEIDLDGLARQPIEPGKLFPFLKAMEFLTITKRLGGLIGADPDAWEADPELAAVPASPIGFNNEARSEARAARQEAEGRAGSPVVLHAAAMHEATRAIPWNKEAYEIIRDADHLQRWIDAAYKEGLVAVDAESTGLDNQTADLVGLSFATQPGNGAYLPLGHSTGEGDIFGGGHAEGQMDIRQALDMLRPLLADKAILKIFHNAKYDLGLLARYDVTVNSLDDTLLLSYSLDGPQFNTMSELADHWLGVPGQSIKDLIGSGKSQITFAQVPIDKAALYAAEDSDMTLRLWRILKPRLAAEGMTTLYETIERPLAPVLARMEGRGISVDRQILARLSGDFAQRAAALEAEAYELAGSNFNLGSPKQLGEILFDRMGLEGGTKTKTGAWSTGADVLEDLAAKGIPLARTIVDWRQLTKLMGTYTNALPEYMNQRTGRVHTTYSQHSVLTGRLSSNDPNLQNIPVRTEDGRKIRTAFVAAPGKLLISADYSQIELRVLAHIADIQALKDAFEEGLDIHAMTASEMFGVPVEGMPSDVRRRAKAINFGIIYGISAFGLANQLGIERSVAGDYIKTYFERFPGIKDYMDAQRRRVKADGYVSTIFGRKINFPNANSSHAAERSFVERASINAPIQGSAADIIRRAMIRMEPELKQAGIEADMLLQVHDELIFEVPEGTEEVAMPVIKKVMEGAAEPAVRLTVPIQVDAHAARDWDGAH; encoded by the coding sequence ATGCATCTGCTGCTTGTCGATGGTTCGGGTTATATCTTCCGCGCCTTTCACGCTTTGCCCCCGCTCAATCGCAAGTCCGACGGGCTGCCGGTGGGCTCCGTGCAGGGCTTCTGCAACATGCTGTGGAAGCTGATGGAAGATTTGAAGGGCGAGGACGAGCCGACCCACATGGCCGTCATCTTCGACCATTCCGGCAAGACCTTCCGTGACGATTTCTATGCCGAATACAAAGCCCAGCGGCCCCCGGCGCCGCCCGAGCTGGTGCCGCAATTCCCGCTGACCCGCGCCGCCACCCGCGCCTATAACATTCCCTCCATCGAGATGGAGGGCTGGGAGGCCGATGACATCATCGCTACCTATGCCTGCCAGGCGCGCGATGCCGGCGGCAAGGTGACCATCGTGTCCTCCGACAAGGACCTGATGCAGCTGGTCGAGCCCGATGGCTCCATTCGCCTGCTCGATACCATTCCCCGCCCCGGCCAGCCGCCCCTCCGCTGGATCGGCGTCGAGGAAGTGTTCAACAAGTTCGGCGTTTCGCCCGACAAGGTCATCGACGTCCAGGCTTTGTGCGGCGACAGCGTCGACAATGTCCCCGGCGTGCCGGGCATCGGCGTCAAGACCGCCGCCGAGCTGATCAATACCTATGGCGATCTCGAAACCCTGCTCGAGCGCGCCGGCGAGATCAAGCAGAATGCCCGCCGCGAAAAGCTCATCGCCAATGCCGAGCTGGCCCGCATTTCCAAGCGCCTCGTGACGCTGGAGCAGAAGGTCCCGGTCGAGATCGACCTCGATGGCCTTGCCCGCCAGCCCATCGAGCCGGGCAAACTGTTTCCCTTCCTCAAGGCGATGGAATTTCTCACCATCACCAAGCGCCTGGGCGGGCTGATCGGCGCCGATCCCGACGCCTGGGAGGCCGATCCGGAACTGGCCGCCGTGCCCGCTTCGCCAATCGGCTTCAACAACGAGGCCCGCTCCGAAGCCCGCGCTGCCAGGCAGGAGGCCGAGGGCCGCGCCGGCTCGCCCGTCGTGCTGCATGCCGCCGCCATGCATGAGGCGACCCGCGCCATCCCCTGGAACAAGGAGGCCTACGAGATCATCCGCGATGCCGACCACCTGCAGCGCTGGATCGACGCCGCCTACAAGGAAGGTCTCGTCGCCGTCGATGCCGAAAGCACCGGCCTCGACAATCAGACCGCCGATCTCGTCGGCCTCTCCTTCGCTACGCAGCCCGGCAATGGCGCCTATCTGCCGCTGGGCCACAGCACTGGCGAAGGCGACATATTCGGCGGTGGCCACGCCGAAGGCCAGATGGATATTCGCCAGGCGCTCGACATGCTGCGGCCGCTGCTGGCCGACAAGGCGATCCTCAAGATCTTCCACAATGCCAAATACGACCTGGGCCTGCTGGCCCGCTACGACGTCACGGTCAACAGCCTCGATGACACGCTGCTGCTGAGCTATTCGCTCGATGGCCCGCAATTCAACACCATGAGCGAACTGGCCGATCACTGGCTGGGCGTGCCCGGCCAGTCGATCAAGGACCTGATCGGCTCGGGCAAGAGCCAGATCACCTTCGCCCAGGTACCGATCGACAAGGCCGCGCTCTATGCCGCCGAAGACAGCGACATGACGCTCCGCCTCTGGCGCATCCTCAAGCCCCGCCTCGCCGCCGAGGGCATGACCACGCTTTACGAAACCATCGAGCGGCCCCTGGCCCCGGTCCTTGCCCGCATGGAAGGCCGCGGCATTTCTGTCGATCGGCAGATTCTCGCCCGCCTCTCGGGCGATTTCGCGCAGCGCGCCGCCGCCCTCGAGGCCGAGGCCTATGAACTGGCCGGCAGCAATTTCAACCTCGGCTCGCCCAAGCAGCTCGGCGAAATCCTCTTCGACCGCATGGGGCTCGAGGGCGGCACCAAGACCAAGACCGGCGCCTGGTCCACCGGCGCCGATGTGCTGGAAGACCTCGCGGCCAAGGGCATTCCGCTGGCCCGCACCATTGTCGACTGGCGCCAGCTCACCAAGCTGATGGGCACCTATACCAATGCCCTGCCCGAATACATGAACCAGCGCACCGGCCGCGTGCACACCACCTATAGCCAGCACTCGGTGCTGACCGGGCGCCTCTCGTCCAACGATCCCAACCTGCAGAATATCCCCGTCCGCACCGAAGACGGCCGCAAGATCCGCACCGCCTTCGTCGCCGCGCCGGGCAAGCTGCTGATCTCGGCCGACTACAGCCAGATCGAGCTGCGCGTCCTCGCCCATATCGCCGATATCCAGGCCCTCAAGGACGCCTTCGAGGAAGGCCTCGACATTCACGCCATGACGGCATCGGAAATGTTCGGCGTCCCGGTCGAAGGCATGCCGTCGGACGTGCGCCGCCGCGCCAAGGCCATCAATTTCGGCATCATCTACGGCATTTCGGCCTTTGGCCTGGCCAACCAGCTCGGCATCGAGCGCTCGGTGGCCGGCGACTACATCAAGACCTATTTCGAGCGCTTCCCCGGCATCAAGGACTATATGGACGCCCAGCGCCGCCGCGTGAAAGCCGACGGCTATGTCTCGACCATTTTCGGCCGCAAGATCAATTTCCCCAACGCCAATTCCAGCCACGCCGCCGAACGGAGCTTTGTCGAACGCGCCTCCATCAACGCCCCCATCCAGGGCTCCGCCGCCGACATCATCCGCCGCGCCATGATCCGCATGGAGCCGGAACTGAAACAGGCCGGCATCGAAGCCGACATGCTCTTGCAGGTGCATGACGAACTGATCTTCGAAGTGCCGGAGGGTACGGAAGAAGTGGCCATGCCGGTCATCAAGAAGGTGATGGAGGGGGCGGCGGAACCGGCGGTGCGGCTAACCGTGCCCATCCAGGTTGATGCGCATGCGGCACGGGACTGGGACGGGGCGCATTGA
- a CDS encoding response regulator — MVDSQRRTTILVVDDDALINIGTVDMLEDLGLRALEAYSGREALDILERGDSIDLLITDYAMPGMTGVELADRARQLRPHLPVLLATGYDELPGGEMSDLPRLGKPFQQAELLACLQRALAAGQSRAGHDNLLEDAEGSRLTL; from the coding sequence ATGGTGGACTCCCAACGACGCACGACCATTCTGGTCGTGGACGATGACGCGCTGATCAATATCGGCACCGTCGACATGCTCGAGGACCTCGGGCTGCGGGCGCTCGAGGCCTATTCCGGCCGCGAAGCCCTCGATATCCTGGAGCGCGGCGACAGCATCGACCTGCTGATCACCGACTATGCCATGCCCGGCATGACCGGCGTGGAACTGGCGGACAGAGCGCGTCAGCTGCGGCCGCATCTGCCCGTGCTGCTGGCCACCGGCTATGACGAGCTGCCGGGCGGCGAGATGAGCGACCTGCCGCGCCTCGGCAAACCCTTCCAGCAGGCCGAACTGCTCGCCTGCCTGCAGCGCGCGCTGGCCGCCGGCCAAAGCCGGGCGGGTCATGACAATCTCCTGGAGGATGCCGAAGGCAGCCGCCTCACGCTCTAG